A genomic window from Chlorobium phaeobacteroides DSM 266 includes:
- the sppA gene encoding signal peptide peptidase SppA, protein MKDVNKKSGCWRIGCFSFVVVPILIAVSAFFYFRSSYVLPDKFVLSVPIQGNLDEVHSLSSSLPLLSSAEPLSFQDLLFLFDHAAGDKRIGSILLEIGGVHANPAKLTELRYSIEKMKASGKKVVAFLRSAEDSDYLLATACDSIVVEEGGFLMLDGLKAETLFYTKSLNKIGITFQASQWKTYKSGIEPFVRTGASSEYLEQIGELLDDVYDDYLGYASKRRGISRDSLQAVIDNMALLSAKKAVQLGLADGIASSWALNRSLAGKITGREPERGDDVMVSAERYRDSVEPNYNADGRDAIALITLSGPIYRSGGASGMGVAEGFDEKLLQRSLEVALDNRDVKALVLRIDSPGGDALASADMLEMLYFAAKKKPIVVSMSGVAASGGYMAALAGNKIFAEPLTITGSIGVYALKPEISGLVEKTGLQREVVTRGRYADATSLFKPLDKDAYDKFVAASGDVYHDFVSKVATSRKMRWAAADSVAGGRVWSGKRALQAGLIDSLGGLHDAIREAQILGKIDKTKKPRILFYPERKSWMESLAEGDFSGFSRSVTIALKQRLIHELVPEGQSSSITAFYDMLMVSGQLHLIAALPGEVVIR, encoded by the coding sequence GTGAAAGATGTCAATAAAAAATCCGGTTGCTGGAGAATCGGCTGTTTTTCGTTTGTTGTTGTGCCGATTCTCATAGCGGTATCGGCTTTTTTTTATTTCCGTTCATCCTATGTTCTTCCGGACAAATTTGTTTTGAGCGTTCCCATTCAGGGAAATCTTGATGAGGTGCACTCCCTGAGCTCTTCGTTGCCGTTACTTTCGTCAGCCGAACCGCTGTCGTTTCAGGATCTGCTTTTTCTTTTCGATCATGCTGCCGGCGACAAGAGGATAGGTTCGATTTTGCTTGAAATAGGGGGAGTGCATGCCAATCCGGCCAAGTTGACGGAACTCAGGTATTCAATCGAAAAGATGAAGGCTTCCGGGAAAAAAGTTGTGGCTTTTCTCCGTTCGGCAGAGGACAGCGACTATCTGCTTGCGACGGCCTGTGATTCAATTGTTGTTGAGGAGGGGGGCTTTCTGATGCTTGACGGCCTCAAAGCCGAGACACTGTTTTATACCAAATCGCTCAATAAAATAGGCATCACTTTCCAGGCATCTCAATGGAAAACGTACAAAAGCGGCATTGAGCCATTTGTCAGAACAGGGGCAAGTTCCGAGTATCTTGAACAGATCGGCGAGCTCCTTGACGACGTGTACGACGACTATCTCGGCTATGCTTCGAAACGCAGAGGTATAAGCCGTGATTCATTGCAGGCGGTTATCGACAACATGGCGCTGCTTTCGGCAAAAAAAGCGGTTCAGCTTGGCCTTGCTGATGGCATTGCTTCGTCCTGGGCTCTTAACCGCTCACTTGCCGGAAAAATAACCGGAAGGGAACCGGAGCGTGGTGATGATGTGATGGTGAGTGCGGAGCGTTACCGTGATTCGGTTGAACCGAATTATAATGCTGACGGGCGTGATGCAATTGCCTTGATTACCCTTTCGGGTCCGATCTACCGTTCAGGTGGCGCTTCCGGTATGGGTGTTGCCGAAGGGTTTGACGAAAAGCTTTTGCAGCGCTCTCTGGAGGTTGCGCTTGATAATCGTGACGTCAAGGCTTTGGTGTTGCGTATCGACAGCCCGGGAGGAGATGCGCTTGCTTCGGCTGATATGCTCGAGATGCTTTATTTTGCAGCAAAGAAAAAGCCGATTGTAGTTTCCATGTCAGGGGTAGCGGCTTCCGGTGGATATATGGCAGCGCTGGCGGGGAATAAAATTTTTGCAGAGCCGCTTACCATTACCGGGTCGATAGGGGTCTATGCGCTGAAGCCGGAAATCAGCGGCCTTGTGGAAAAAACAGGTTTGCAGCGCGAGGTTGTCACTCGCGGCAGGTATGCCGATGCAACTTCGCTTTTCAAGCCGCTTGACAAGGATGCTTACGATAAATTTGTTGCCGCTTCCGGCGACGTCTATCATGATTTTGTCAGCAAGGTCGCCACGTCAAGAAAGATGCGGTGGGCTGCTGCCGATTCGGTAGCCGGGGGGAGGGTCTGGAGCGGAAAAAGAGCGTTGCAGGCAGGACTGATTGACAGCCTCGGCGGGCTGCACGATGCCATCCGGGAGGCTCAGATTCTCGGTAAAATAGACAAGACGAAAAAACCTCGTATTCTCTTTTATCCTGAACGGAAAAGCTGGATGGAATCTCTTGCGGAGGGTGACTTTTCCGGCTTCTCCCGGAGCGTGACTATTGCGTTGAAGCAGCGTCTGATCCATGAGCTTGTTCCTGAAGGCCAATCAAGCTCCATCACTGCTTTTTACGACATGCTGATGGTCTCAGGCCAACTGCATCTGATTGCAGCTCTGCCCGGCGAGGTCGTTATCCGCTGA
- a CDS encoding polyribonucleotide nucleotidyltransferase, whose translation MIINKAIDLGKGKILSIETGKMAKQADGAALVRLGDTMVLATVVSSKTPPPANQDYFPLQVEYREKYSAAGKFPGGFFKREGRPSEKEILTARLIDRALRPLFPDGYLFETQIIVTVFSSDQINDADVLGGVAASAAIMVSDIPFHNSMSEVRVGRINGEFIVNPNINELQGSDIDICIGGTANTICMLEGEMKEISEAEMLDAIKFGHEAIRKICALQDEMAAEIARPQRSFAPVKAPAKLKEVIAGLSETRLKELAYTPLCKEDRAEKTASVYKETLQSTLELFKALLTPEEIAAEPEKALCLNAHIIEEEIHAVEKKVMRHMILDDGKRLDGRTLDEIRPISIELGIIPRAHGSALFTRGETQALVTITLGTKKDAQSVDTLTDSADKRFMLHYNFPPFSVGETGRVGGTGRREIGHGNLAERSIKMVSPSETDFPYTIRIVSDILESNGSSSMASVCGGTLALMDGGVPIRKPVSGIAMGLIKEGDAYSVLSDILGNEDHLGDMDFKVAGTEDGITACQMDIKIDGLDYHILETALEQARKGRLHILDKMEVAIPISRGELAQYAPRLTSIQIPVDAIGLIIGKGGETIRSITEETGAEINIEDDGTVTIACSSPEGTNAAVETIKTLISKPEIGNTYLGKVRDIRDELGAFVEFLPKTDGLVHISEISKERVTKVSDHLKVGDRVKVKLVDIRKDPRTGKNRFALSIKAVESEPEKSDENKAGTEGN comes from the coding sequence ATGATTATCAACAAAGCAATTGATCTTGGCAAGGGCAAGATACTCTCGATCGAAACCGGTAAAATGGCAAAACAGGCCGATGGCGCCGCCCTTGTACGCCTTGGTGATACCATGGTGCTCGCCACGGTTGTATCAAGTAAAACTCCTCCTCCTGCCAATCAGGACTATTTTCCGCTTCAGGTCGAGTACCGCGAAAAATACTCCGCTGCGGGTAAATTCCCTGGCGGTTTTTTTAAACGTGAAGGACGCCCTTCCGAAAAAGAAATTCTCACGGCCCGACTTATCGACAGAGCACTCAGACCGCTCTTCCCCGACGGTTACTTATTTGAAACGCAGATCATCGTCACGGTATTCTCTTCAGACCAGATCAACGATGCCGACGTCCTTGGCGGCGTTGCCGCCTCGGCGGCAATCATGGTTTCCGACATTCCTTTCCATAACTCGATGTCGGAAGTCCGTGTGGGAAGAATCAATGGAGAGTTCATTGTCAACCCGAATATCAACGAACTGCAGGGAAGCGACATCGATATCTGTATCGGTGGCACAGCCAACACCATCTGCATGCTTGAAGGCGAAATGAAGGAGATCTCTGAAGCCGAGATGCTTGACGCCATAAAATTCGGCCACGAAGCAATTCGTAAAATCTGCGCGCTGCAGGACGAAATGGCTGCTGAAATAGCAAGGCCCCAACGCTCTTTTGCTCCGGTAAAAGCACCGGCAAAACTCAAAGAGGTTATTGCCGGCCTTTCCGAAACCCGGCTGAAGGAACTTGCCTATACTCCACTCTGCAAGGAAGATCGTGCCGAAAAAACCGCTTCCGTCTATAAAGAGACTCTCCAGTCAACGCTTGAGCTCTTCAAAGCTCTTCTGACACCTGAAGAAATTGCAGCAGAACCTGAAAAGGCACTCTGTCTGAACGCACATATCATCGAGGAGGAGATCCACGCTGTCGAGAAAAAAGTTATGCGACACATGATTCTTGATGACGGCAAACGGCTTGACGGAAGAACCCTTGACGAAATTCGCCCTATCAGCATTGAACTCGGCATCATTCCGAGAGCACACGGCTCAGCCCTGTTCACCAGAGGGGAAACCCAGGCACTCGTCACCATTACGCTTGGCACAAAAAAAGATGCGCAGTCGGTTGACACCCTAACAGACAGTGCCGACAAGCGCTTCATGCTGCACTATAACTTTCCGCCATTTTCCGTTGGTGAAACCGGCAGGGTCGGAGGAACGGGCCGCAGAGAGATTGGACACGGAAACCTTGCCGAACGTTCAATCAAAATGGTCTCCCCATCAGAAACCGATTTCCCCTATACCATCCGCATCGTTTCTGATATTCTTGAATCAAACGGCTCATCATCAATGGCTTCGGTATGCGGCGGAACCCTGGCCCTGATGGATGGCGGCGTTCCGATAAGAAAACCGGTCTCCGGAATCGCCATGGGACTGATCAAGGAAGGAGATGCCTACAGCGTGCTTTCCGATATTCTGGGCAACGAAGATCATCTTGGCGATATGGATTTCAAGGTGGCTGGTACAGAAGACGGCATCACCGCATGCCAGATGGATATCAAGATTGACGGCCTTGACTACCACATCCTCGAAACCGCTCTGGAACAGGCACGCAAAGGCAGACTGCATATTCTCGACAAAATGGAAGTTGCCATACCGATATCACGCGGCGAACTTGCACAATATGCGCCTCGACTCACCTCCATACAGATTCCGGTTGATGCCATCGGACTGATTATCGGTAAAGGAGGAGAAACCATTCGCAGCATTACTGAAGAGACCGGCGCAGAGATCAATATTGAGGATGACGGCACCGTTACCATTGCCTGTTCGAGCCCGGAAGGCACCAATGCCGCAGTTGAGACCATCAAAACGCTCATCTCCAAACCCGAAATCGGCAATACCTACCTTGGCAAGGTTCGCGACATTCGCGACGAACTCGGCGCCTTTGTAGAGTTTCTGCCTAAAACCGACGGACTGGTTCACATTTCGGAAATATCGAAAGAACGGGTTACAAAGGTCAGCGATCACCTTAAAGTCGGAGACAGAGTCAAAGTCAAACTCGTTGACATCCGTAAAGACCCGCGTACCGGAAAAAACCGCTTTGCGCTCTCCATAAAAGCAGTGGAATCGGAACCGGAAAAATCCGACGAGAACAAGGCTGGCACAGAAGGAAACTGA
- the leuS gene encoding leucine--tRNA ligase, whose translation MRYDFSTIEKKWQSFWLKNNSFSSGESTDKPKYYVLDMFPYPSGSGLHVGHLEGYTATDIVARYKRSCGYNVLHPMGWDAFGLPAEQFAIKTGTHPKNTTEKNISSFRETLQAMGFSYDWSREINTTSPDYFRWTQWIFIKLYELGLAYVSEVDINWCEELKTVLANEEVEEKVKEGYTVIRKPLRQWVLKITAYAERLLDDLDELDWPENVKQMQRNWIGRSEGMEIDFELRCHNRKLRVYTTRPDTLFGATFLVISPEHPLALKLATAQQLVAVTQYIKEAKLKSELERTGLQKDKTGIFTGSFAINPATGDPLPVWISDFVLTSYGTGAIMSVPAHDSRDWEFAKKFGLPIIEVIKSPDGVDDAAFEGKESVSINSSNPEISIDGLHFSEAFQIMAHWLETKGLGERKVTYKLRDWIFSRQRYWGEPIPVKHYEDGSIRTESNLPLQLPEVEAYQPSETGESPLATMHDWLYGADEFGSFRRETNTMPQWAGSCWYYLRFIDPENNAQLIDPAKEKYWMNVDLYIGGAEHAVLHLLYARFWHKVLYDLGVVSSREPFKKLFNQGMILGEDNEKMSKSRGNVIPADQVLKDYGADAVRLYEMFLGPLEQVKPWNTNGIEGISRFLGKVWRLVYPDSENPDQRDQAAVLDENPLPEILQRRMHKTIKKVTEDTDHLKFNTAISEMMVFVNELQKNGCRQKSAVENLLLMLAPYAPHITAELWQAIGHTSPISAEPFPVFDPAIAEDPVVTIAVQVNGKLRGRFTAPAKSPEESLVDMAKHVDTVIKFLEGQTIVKEIVIQDKLVNFAVKQSIPNH comes from the coding sequence ATGCGTTACGATTTTTCAACGATCGAAAAAAAATGGCAGTCTTTCTGGCTGAAAAACAACTCCTTTTCTTCAGGTGAAAGCACTGATAAACCAAAATACTATGTCCTCGACATGTTCCCCTATCCAAGCGGATCGGGACTTCACGTAGGACACCTTGAAGGGTACACGGCTACCGACATCGTAGCCAGATACAAACGCAGTTGCGGATATAATGTTCTGCACCCGATGGGATGGGATGCCTTCGGGCTTCCGGCAGAACAGTTTGCCATCAAAACCGGAACACATCCAAAAAATACTACTGAAAAAAATATCAGCAGTTTCAGGGAAACACTGCAGGCAATGGGTTTTTCCTATGATTGGTCGCGAGAAATCAATACGACCAGCCCGGATTATTTCAGATGGACACAATGGATCTTTATCAAATTGTATGAACTGGGTCTCGCATACGTTTCGGAGGTAGACATTAACTGGTGCGAAGAGTTGAAAACAGTTCTGGCTAATGAGGAGGTAGAGGAAAAGGTGAAGGAGGGGTACACGGTTATCCGTAAACCGCTGCGCCAGTGGGTACTGAAAATTACCGCCTATGCCGAAAGGCTTCTCGACGACCTTGACGAACTCGACTGGCCTGAAAATGTCAAACAGATGCAGCGCAACTGGATCGGACGTTCCGAAGGCATGGAAATTGATTTCGAACTTCGCTGCCACAACCGTAAATTGAGGGTCTATACAACCAGACCTGACACTCTTTTCGGTGCAACCTTTCTGGTAATTTCCCCTGAACACCCCCTTGCCTTGAAGCTGGCAACGGCACAGCAGCTCGTTGCCGTAACACAATACATCAAAGAGGCTAAATTGAAGTCCGAACTGGAACGGACAGGTCTGCAAAAAGATAAAACCGGCATCTTTACAGGTTCCTTTGCCATCAATCCTGCAACGGGCGACCCTCTGCCTGTATGGATCTCCGACTTCGTTCTGACCAGTTATGGCACTGGAGCAATCATGTCAGTACCAGCTCATGACAGCAGGGACTGGGAGTTCGCAAAGAAATTCGGGTTACCCATAATCGAGGTCATCAAAAGCCCTGATGGTGTTGACGATGCTGCGTTTGAAGGAAAGGAGAGCGTCTCAATCAATTCATCGAACCCGGAAATCAGTATTGACGGACTCCATTTCAGCGAAGCATTTCAAATTATGGCCCACTGGCTGGAGACAAAAGGGCTTGGTGAACGCAAAGTCACCTACAAACTTCGAGACTGGATATTCAGCCGGCAACGTTACTGGGGTGAACCGATTCCTGTAAAACATTATGAAGATGGCTCAATCCGAACAGAAAGCAATCTGCCGCTCCAGCTTCCTGAAGTCGAAGCCTATCAACCCTCGGAAACAGGTGAATCGCCGCTTGCAACCATGCATGATTGGCTCTATGGTGCTGATGAATTCGGATCATTCAGAAGAGAGACCAACACCATGCCCCAATGGGCCGGAAGCTGCTGGTACTACCTGCGCTTTATCGATCCGGAAAATAATGCGCAGCTTATTGACCCGGCGAAAGAAAAGTACTGGATGAATGTCGATCTCTATATCGGAGGTGCGGAACATGCCGTTCTGCATCTGCTCTATGCTCGATTCTGGCACAAGGTACTCTACGATCTCGGGGTCGTGAGCAGCAGAGAACCATTTAAAAAACTCTTCAATCAGGGAATGATTCTTGGTGAAGACAATGAAAAAATGTCCAAATCACGAGGGAACGTCATCCCTGCTGACCAGGTGCTGAAAGACTACGGGGCAGATGCTGTCCGGCTCTATGAAATGTTTCTCGGCCCTCTCGAACAGGTAAAACCATGGAATACCAATGGTATAGAAGGCATAAGCCGTTTTCTTGGAAAAGTCTGGAGACTTGTTTATCCGGATTCAGAAAATCCAGACCAAAGAGATCAGGCAGCTGTACTTGATGAAAACCCGTTGCCCGAAATACTGCAACGCAGAATGCATAAAACCATCAAAAAAGTTACTGAAGACACTGATCATCTCAAATTCAATACCGCCATCTCTGAAATGATGGTATTTGTCAATGAACTGCAGAAAAACGGGTGCCGTCAGAAAAGCGCCGTCGAAAACCTGCTCCTCATGCTTGCACCATATGCGCCGCATATCACAGCAGAGCTCTGGCAGGCAATAGGCCATACATCGCCAATCAGCGCAGAACCGTTTCCCGTATTTGATCCTGCAATTGCCGAAGACCCTGTTGTGACCATAGCCGTACAGGTCAACGGAAAACTCAGAGGCAGGTTTACGGCTCCGGCAAAAAGCCCTGAAGAATCACTTGTTGACATGGCAAAACACGTTGATACCGTTATTAAATTTCTGGAAGGACAGACGATTGTCAAAGAAATTGTCATCCAGGACAAACTTGTAAATTTCGCTGTAAAACAATCAATTCCAAACCATTGA
- a CDS encoding ABC transporter ATP-binding protein, translated as MKDQNQLVTARDVTVFFSLKKNGFFAKPYKVTAVNGVSFDIKRGETLGLVGESGCGKTTLGRAMIRLGHGVTGGHIEFNGRDISSMGKREFRALRKDIQMIFQDPFGSLNPRLTIGQMLAEVLKVHRLARGESARKRILELLDIVGLQKEYFNRYPHEFSGGQRQRIGIARALAVSPSFIICDEPVSALDVSIQSQIINLLKDLQKEFGLTYFFIAHDLSVVEYISDRVAVMYLGKIVEIADSRSLYEAPRHPYTEALLSAIPIPVPGGKKHRILLKGDQPGPLNIPSGCGFHPRCPKAMPECSIREPVLKSPQGEPDRLVSCLLYP; from the coding sequence ATGAAGGATCAAAATCAACTGGTAACGGCCAGAGATGTAACCGTTTTTTTTTCGCTTAAAAAAAATGGTTTTTTTGCAAAACCCTATAAAGTTACAGCGGTCAACGGGGTCTCTTTCGATATAAAGAGGGGTGAAACCCTCGGTCTTGTTGGAGAATCCGGATGCGGAAAAACAACGCTTGGTCGGGCGATGATCCGTTTGGGTCACGGTGTTACCGGCGGTCATATCGAATTTAACGGCAGGGATATTTCGTCGATGGGCAAGAGAGAGTTCAGGGCGCTTCGAAAAGATATCCAGATGATTTTTCAGGATCCATTTGGTTCGCTTAATCCCCGGCTTACCATCGGTCAGATGCTTGCAGAGGTCTTGAAGGTGCACCGTCTTGCCAGAGGGGAGAGTGCCCGCAAAAGGATTCTTGAGCTTCTCGATATTGTGGGATTGCAGAAGGAGTATTTCAACCGTTATCCGCATGAGTTTTCAGGTGGTCAGCGTCAGCGTATCGGCATAGCTCGCGCACTTGCAGTCAGTCCTTCATTTATAATCTGCGACGAGCCTGTTTCTGCTCTTGATGTTTCGATTCAGTCACAGATCATCAACCTGCTCAAGGATTTGCAGAAAGAGTTCGGTCTGACCTATTTTTTTATTGCTCACGATCTCTCGGTGGTTGAGTATATCTCCGATCGGGTTGCGGTGATGTATCTTGGAAAGATTGTTGAAATTGCTGATTCCCGATCGCTCTATGAAGCGCCCAGGCATCCCTATACGGAGGCGTTGCTGTCTGCAATTCCCATCCCTGTTCCGGGAGGCAAAAAACATCGTATTCTGTTGAAGGGCGATCAACCCGGTCCTCTGAACATTCCCTCCGGGTGCGGTTTTCATCCCCGTTGTCCAAAGGCAATGCCTGAATGCAGCATCAGGGAGCCGGTGCTCAAATCGCCGCAGGGTGAACCGGATCGTCTGGTAAGCTGTCTGCTTTACCCTTAA
- the panC gene encoding pantoate--beta-alanine ligase translates to MQIITDPIQMQAIAEKLRLNRQLIGVVMTMGALHEGHLSLIKEARKIAGTIILTIFVNPRQFAPHEDFHRYPRPFEQDAAHAKAAEVDYVFAPPVDAMYTGNFQTTVHPGPLGEQFEGKQRPGHFSGVATIVTKLLQITRPHIAVFGEKDAQQLAVIKQLVKDLNIDVRIIEAPIIRDENGLAVSSRNIYLSAKERDAATVLYKGLCHAERRIAEPCLDLDAIVPEVENIIKSALSCHPEYICFVDDETFLPASKAEKGKTYRLLLAVQAGTVRLIDNRKFMV, encoded by the coding sequence ATGCAGATCATTACTGACCCCATACAGATGCAGGCTATTGCTGAAAAACTCCGACTCAACCGTCAGCTTATCGGCGTTGTCATGACCATGGGAGCCCTGCATGAAGGGCATCTGAGTCTGATTAAAGAGGCCCGCAAAATCGCCGGCACCATTATTCTCACCATATTTGTCAATCCGAGACAATTCGCTCCCCACGAAGATTTCCACCGCTATCCGAGGCCTTTTGAACAGGATGCCGCACACGCAAAGGCAGCAGAAGTGGACTACGTTTTTGCTCCGCCGGTTGATGCAATGTATACAGGAAACTTTCAGACAACGGTTCATCCCGGCCCTCTTGGCGAACAGTTCGAAGGAAAACAGCGACCCGGACACTTCAGCGGCGTAGCAACCATCGTCACCAAGCTTCTGCAGATAACCAGACCGCATATCGCCGTTTTCGGAGAAAAAGATGCCCAGCAGCTCGCTGTTATCAAGCAGCTTGTCAAAGATCTTAACATCGATGTCCGGATAATCGAGGCGCCTATCATACGGGATGAAAACGGACTGGCCGTAAGTTCAAGAAACATCTATCTCTCCGCAAAAGAACGGGATGCCGCCACCGTTCTATACAAAGGGCTCTGCCATGCTGAGCGGCGGATTGCCGAACCGTGCCTCGACCTGGACGCGATCGTTCCGGAGGTTGAAAACATCATCAAATCGGCGCTCTCCTGCCACCCGGAATACATCTGTTTTGTTGATGACGAAACTTTTCTGCCTGCATCAAAAGCGGAAAAGGGAAAAACCTACCGTCTGCTGCTTGCAGTTCAGGCCGGTACGGTCAGGCTCATCGATAACAGGAAGTTCATGGTATAA
- a CDS encoding YifB family Mg chelatase-like AAA ATPase, which yields MLSTLYAASLYGIDAVKVDVEINVTGGIPSFTVVGLPDNAIRESRERILTAVRNSGFDLPPKKITVNLAPADLKKEGTAFDLPIAIGLLGSLKLIKNRFPDTLIMGELALDGSIRRINGALPVAIMAVKEKIKRLIVPLANAAEAAVAISASKADTLVFGVETLNETADLLNGKTKPSPVEVNVAELFQKEPEYPVDFADIKGQQAAKKALEIAAAGGHNLLMIGPPGSGKTMLAKALPSILPPLGFEESLETTKIYSVASLLEKDHPLMVTRPFRNPHHTTSNVALIGGGTTAKPGEVSLAHNGILFLDELPEFTRNALEVLRQPLEDREVTVARISVTTKYPAGFMLVAAMNPSPAGALKDRDGNLTASPQQIQRYLSKISGPLLDRIDIHIDVPKVENTELFSASAAESSRAIRERVIRAREIQHQRFAAVTSPRIYTNAQMQSKLIRTFCKLDPESSQKLMDAMNRLNLSARAHDRILKVSRTIADLEGSETIEMRHLIQGIQYRNLDRDFWSF from the coding sequence ATGCTCTCGACACTCTATGCTGCTTCGCTCTACGGCATCGATGCCGTAAAGGTTGATGTTGAAATCAATGTCACCGGAGGAATTCCATCATTCACTGTTGTCGGCCTGCCCGATAACGCCATCAGGGAGAGCCGTGAGAGAATTCTCACCGCAGTCAGAAACTCCGGCTTCGATCTGCCTCCGAAAAAAATCACCGTCAACCTTGCTCCTGCCGATCTGAAAAAGGAGGGCACCGCTTTTGATCTGCCCATAGCCATAGGGCTGCTCGGGTCTCTGAAACTCATCAAAAACCGCTTTCCCGATACCCTCATCATGGGAGAGCTCGCTCTTGACGGATCGATCCGGAGAATCAACGGAGCGCTCCCCGTAGCCATTATGGCGGTAAAAGAAAAAATAAAACGCCTGATTGTTCCTCTGGCCAATGCCGCGGAAGCCGCTGTTGCGATCTCGGCATCAAAAGCCGACACGCTCGTCTTCGGTGTGGAAACCCTCAACGAAACCGCCGATCTTCTCAATGGAAAAACAAAACCCTCACCCGTAGAGGTAAACGTTGCTGAGCTTTTTCAGAAAGAGCCGGAATATCCTGTTGACTTTGCCGACATCAAAGGACAGCAAGCTGCTAAAAAAGCACTTGAAATTGCTGCTGCCGGCGGGCATAATCTGCTCATGATCGGCCCTCCGGGAAGCGGAAAAACCATGCTTGCCAAAGCGCTTCCAAGCATTCTGCCCCCGCTGGGTTTCGAGGAGTCGCTTGAAACTACGAAAATCTACTCCGTCGCAAGCCTGCTTGAAAAAGACCATCCGCTGATGGTTACCAGACCTTTCCGCAATCCTCACCATACCACAAGCAATGTCGCGCTGATCGGCGGAGGAACAACAGCAAAGCCCGGAGAAGTAAGCCTTGCCCATAACGGAATCCTTTTTCTCGATGAACTTCCCGAATTCACCAGAAATGCGCTCGAAGTTCTGCGCCAGCCTCTCGAAGACAGGGAGGTTACCGTAGCAAGAATTTCCGTAACCACAAAATACCCCGCAGGATTCATGCTTGTCGCAGCCATGAACCCGAGTCCTGCCGGCGCGCTGAAAGATCGCGACGGCAACCTAACCGCTTCGCCCCAGCAGATTCAGCGTTACCTGTCGAAAATTTCCGGGCCTCTGCTTGACAGAATCGATATTCATATTGACGTTCCGAAGGTGGAAAACACCGAGCTGTTTTCGGCATCCGCAGCAGAAAGCTCACGCGCCATCCGTGAGAGGGTAATCCGTGCCAGGGAAATTCAGCATCAGCGGTTTGCTGCTGTAACATCCCCGAGGATCTACACCAATGCGCAGATGCAGAGCAAACTCATCAGAACATTCTGCAAGCTCGATCCAGAAAGCTCACAAAAACTCATGGACGCCATGAATCGCCTGAACCTTTCGGCAAGAGCTCACGACAGAATCCTCAAGGTAAGCCGCACCATCGCCGACCTCGAAGGATCGGAAACGATCGAAATGCGCCATCTCATCCAGGGCATTCAGTACCGGAACCTCGACCGCGATTTCTGGAGTTTCTGA
- the rsmI gene encoding 16S rRNA (cytidine(1402)-2'-O)-methyltransferase: MQHETGNTGCLYVVATPLGNLEDITLRAVKTLQNAGAIACEDTRRASILLKHFDIIGKKLISYHNYNEARAVLQITRLLEEGVDVCLTTDAGTPIISDPGYSLIHALREKGFPVIPIPGPSALTAALSVCPLPVNNFFFAGFLPHKKGRKSRLAFLSSLNTPVVFYESPHRIIKLLDEFKEAFPDSELFIAREMTKIHEEYRTGTLDALRERLEHETIRGEFVVVVNPACKKNKKTEQDNADHY; encoded by the coding sequence GTGCAGCATGAAACCGGAAATACCGGATGTCTTTATGTCGTTGCCACTCCCCTCGGCAACCTCGAAGACATCACGCTAAGAGCAGTCAAAACCCTGCAAAACGCAGGCGCCATCGCGTGTGAAGACACACGCAGAGCCTCGATTCTCTTAAAGCACTTCGATATTATCGGAAAAAAGCTCATAAGCTATCACAACTACAATGAAGCAAGAGCCGTTCTCCAGATCACCCGACTGCTTGAAGAGGGCGTTGACGTCTGCCTTACAACCGATGCAGGAACCCCGATAATCAGCGATCCGGGATATTCACTGATTCATGCCCTCCGGGAAAAAGGTTTTCCCGTTATCCCTATTCCCGGACCGAGCGCACTAACTGCGGCGTTATCAGTCTGCCCCCTGCCGGTCAACAATTTTTTTTTCGCAGGCTTCCTTCCGCATAAAAAAGGAAGGAAAAGCCGACTTGCATTTCTCTCTTCACTCAACACCCCTGTTGTCTTTTATGAATCGCCGCACAGGATCATAAAACTTCTTGATGAGTTCAAAGAGGCTTTCCCCGATTCAGAACTCTTCATTGCAAGGGAGATGACCAAAATACATGAAGAGTATAGAACTGGCACTCTCGACGCTCTTCGGGAACGGCTCGAACATGAAACAATACGGGGAGAATTTGTCGTTGTCGTTAATCCGGCATGCAAAAAAAACAAAAAAACCGAACAGGACAATGCAGATCATTACTGA